In Manis pentadactyla isolate mManPen7 chromosome 8, mManPen7.hap1, whole genome shotgun sequence, the following are encoded in one genomic region:
- the CWF19L1 gene encoding CWF19-like protein 1 isoform X4, whose translation MKLMNAADLVKQPPDVTENPYRKSEKEAFTGKQIPTPEEESACQFFFDLDGKHGKKRSSTGRDSKSSPHPKQPCKLPQPPGPCWFCLASPEVEKHLVVNIGTHCYLALAKGGLCDDHVLILPIGHYQSVVELSTEVVEEVGKYKATLRQFFKNRGKRCVLFERNYKSHHLQLQVIPVPLNCCSTDDIKDAFITQAQEQQIELLEIPEHSDIKQIAQPGAAYFYVELDTGEKLFHRIKKHFPLQFGREVLASEAILNIPDKSDWRQCQISKEEEETLAHRFQKDFEPFDFSLDD comes from the exons ATGAAACTAATGAATGCAGCAGACTTGGTGAAACAACCTCCTGATGTGACTGAAAACCCTTACAGGAAGTCTGAGAAAGAAGCATTCACAGGAAAGCAAATTCCTACCCCTGAG GAAGAATCTGCATGccaatttttctttgatttagatGGAAAGCATGGAAAGAAGCGTTCATCTACAGGTAGAGACAGCAAGTCTTCCCCTCACCCAAAGCAGCCTTGCAAACTTC CTCAGCCTCCAGGACCCTGCTGGTTTTGTCTTGCCAGCCCTGAAGTGGAAAAGCATTTGGTGGTCAACATTGGCACACAT TGCTACCTTGCTCTGGCCAAAGGAGGCTTATGTGACGACCATGTCCTCATCCTGCCCATTGGACACTACCAGTCAGTGGTGGAGCTTTCAACAGAGGTGGTGGAAGAAGTGGGAAAGTACAAGGCTACCCTGAGGCAGTTCTTCAAGAATAGAGGGAAACGGTGTGTTCTGTTTGAGAGAAATTATAAGAGTCATCACCTCCAACTACAG GTCATTCCTGTACCACTCAACTGCTGTTCTACTGATGATATTAAAGATGCCTTCATTACCCAAGCACAGGAGCAACAGATAGAGCTTTTGGAAATCCCAGAGCACTCTGACATCAAGCAG ATTGCACAGCCAGGAGCAGCATATTTTTATGTTGAACTTGACACAGGAGAGAAGCTTTTTCACAGAATTAAAAAGCATTTTCCTTTGCAGTTTGGAag GGAGGTCCTGGCCAGTGAAGCCATTCTTAATATTCCTGACAAGTCTGACTGGAGGCAGTGTCAGATCagcaaggaagaggaggagactcTGGCTCATCGCTTCCAGAAAGACTTTGAGCCCTTTGACTTCTCTCTGGATGACTAA
- the CWF19L1 gene encoding CWF19-like protein 1 isoform X2 gives MAQKPLRLLACGDVEGKFDVLFNRVQAIHKKSGNFDLLLCVGNFFGSATDAEWEEYKTGIKKAPIQTFVLGANNEETVKYFQDTDGCELAENITYLGRKGIFTGSSGLQIVYLSGTESLNELVPGYSFSPQDVSSLRTMLCSASQFKGVDILLTSPWPKYVGNFGNSSGEVDTKKCGSSLVSSLVTSLKPRYHFAALEKTYYERLPYRNHIVLQETAQHATRFIALANVGNPEKKKYLYAFSIVPMKLMNAADLVKQPPDVTENPYRKSEKEAFTGKQIPTPEEESACQFFFDLDGKHGKKRSSTGRDSKSSPHPKQPCKLPQPPGPCWFCLASPEVEKHLVVNIGTHCYLALAKGGLCDDHVLILPIGHYQSVVELSTEVVEEVGKYKATLRQFFKNRGKRCVLFERNYKSHHLQLQIAQPGAAYFYVELDTGEKLFHRIKKHFPLQFGREVLASEAILNIPDKSDWRQCQISKEEEETLAHRFQKDFEPFDFSLDD, from the exons ATGGCACAGAAACCGCTGCGCCT CTTGGCTTGTGGAGACGTTGAAGGAAAGTTTGATGTTTTATTCAATAGAGTTCAAGCAATTCATAAGAAAAGTGGAAACTTTGAT CTGCTGTTGTGTGTAGGAAATTTCTTTGGTTCTGCTACAGATGCTGAATGGGAGGAGTATAAAACTGGCATCAAGAAAg CTCCTATTCAGACTTTTGTGCTGGGTGCCAATAACGAGGAAACAGTAAAATATTTCCAAGATACTGATGGGTGTGAATTAGCTGAAAACATTACTTATCTAG GTCGTAAAGGTATCTTCACTGGAAGCTCAGGACTGCAGATTGTGTACCTCAGTGGGACAGAGTCTTTAAATGAGCTGGTCCCAGGTTACAGTTTTAGTCCCCAGGATGTGTCTTCCCTGAGAACAATGCTGTGTTCAGCATCCCAATTTAAGGGTGTTGATATCTTGCTTACATCCCCCTGGCCCAAGTACGTGGGGAACTTCGGGAATTCTTCT GGAGAAGTGGATACCAAAAAATGTGGCTCTTCTTTGGTCTCCAGTCTTGTCACAAGCTTGAAACCAAGATATCATTTTGCTGCTTTGGAAAAGACCTACTATGAAAGGCTGCCATATCG AAACCACATTGTTCTCCAGGAAACTGCACAGCATGCCACCAGGTTCATAGCTCTGGCAAATGTTGGAaatccagagaagaaaaag tATCTTTATGCATTCAGTATTGTTCCCATGAAACTAATGAATGCAGCAGACTTGGTGAAACAACCTCCTGATGTGACTGAAAACCCTTACAGGAAGTCTGAGAAAGAAGCATTCACAGGAAAGCAAATTCCTACCCCTGAG GAAGAATCTGCATGccaatttttctttgatttagatGGAAAGCATGGAAAGAAGCGTTCATCTACAGGTAGAGACAGCAAGTCTTCCCCTCACCCAAAGCAGCCTTGCAAACTTC CTCAGCCTCCAGGACCCTGCTGGTTTTGTCTTGCCAGCCCTGAAGTGGAAAAGCATTTGGTGGTCAACATTGGCACACAT TGCTACCTTGCTCTGGCCAAAGGAGGCTTATGTGACGACCATGTCCTCATCCTGCCCATTGGACACTACCAGTCAGTGGTGGAGCTTTCAACAGAGGTGGTGGAAGAAGTGGGAAAGTACAAGGCTACCCTGAGGCAGTTCTTCAAGAATAGAGGGAAACGGTGTGTTCTGTTTGAGAGAAATTATAAGAGTCATCACCTCCAACTACAG ATTGCACAGCCAGGAGCAGCATATTTTTATGTTGAACTTGACACAGGAGAGAAGCTTTTTCACAGAATTAAAAAGCATTTTCCTTTGCAGTTTGGAag GGAGGTCCTGGCCAGTGAAGCCATTCTTAATATTCCTGACAAGTCTGACTGGAGGCAGTGTCAGATCagcaaggaagaggaggagactcTGGCTCATCGCTTCCAGAAAGACTTTGAGCCCTTTGACTTCTCTCTGGATGACTAA
- the CWF19L1 gene encoding CWF19-like protein 1 isoform X3, which produces MLCSASQFKGVDILLTSPWPKYVGNFGNSSGEVDTKKCGSSLVSSLVTSLKPRYHFAALEKTYYERLPYRNHIVLQETAQHATRFIALANVGNPEKKKYLYAFSIVPMKLMNAADLVKQPPDVTENPYRKSEKEAFTGKQIPTPEEESACQFFFDLDGKHGKKRSSTGRDSKSSPHPKQPCKLPQPPGPCWFCLASPEVEKHLVVNIGTHCYLALAKGGLCDDHVLILPIGHYQSVVELSTEVVEEVGKYKATLRQFFKNRGKRCVLFERNYKSHHLQLQVIPVPLNCCSTDDIKDAFITQAQEQQIELLEIPEHSDIKQIAQPGAAYFYVELDTGEKLFHRIKKHFPLQFGREVLASEAILNIPDKSDWRQCQISKEEEETLAHRFQKDFEPFDFSLDD; this is translated from the exons ATGCTGTGTTCAGCATCCCAATTTAAGGGTGTTGATATCTTGCTTACATCCCCCTGGCCCAAGTACGTGGGGAACTTCGGGAATTCTTCT GGAGAAGTGGATACCAAAAAATGTGGCTCTTCTTTGGTCTCCAGTCTTGTCACAAGCTTGAAACCAAGATATCATTTTGCTGCTTTGGAAAAGACCTACTATGAAAGGCTGCCATATCG AAACCACATTGTTCTCCAGGAAACTGCACAGCATGCCACCAGGTTCATAGCTCTGGCAAATGTTGGAaatccagagaagaaaaag tATCTTTATGCATTCAGTATTGTTCCCATGAAACTAATGAATGCAGCAGACTTGGTGAAACAACCTCCTGATGTGACTGAAAACCCTTACAGGAAGTCTGAGAAAGAAGCATTCACAGGAAAGCAAATTCCTACCCCTGAG GAAGAATCTGCATGccaatttttctttgatttagatGGAAAGCATGGAAAGAAGCGTTCATCTACAGGTAGAGACAGCAAGTCTTCCCCTCACCCAAAGCAGCCTTGCAAACTTC CTCAGCCTCCAGGACCCTGCTGGTTTTGTCTTGCCAGCCCTGAAGTGGAAAAGCATTTGGTGGTCAACATTGGCACACAT TGCTACCTTGCTCTGGCCAAAGGAGGCTTATGTGACGACCATGTCCTCATCCTGCCCATTGGACACTACCAGTCAGTGGTGGAGCTTTCAACAGAGGTGGTGGAAGAAGTGGGAAAGTACAAGGCTACCCTGAGGCAGTTCTTCAAGAATAGAGGGAAACGGTGTGTTCTGTTTGAGAGAAATTATAAGAGTCATCACCTCCAACTACAG GTCATTCCTGTACCACTCAACTGCTGTTCTACTGATGATATTAAAGATGCCTTCATTACCCAAGCACAGGAGCAACAGATAGAGCTTTTGGAAATCCCAGAGCACTCTGACATCAAGCAG ATTGCACAGCCAGGAGCAGCATATTTTTATGTTGAACTTGACACAGGAGAGAAGCTTTTTCACAGAATTAAAAAGCATTTTCCTTTGCAGTTTGGAag GGAGGTCCTGGCCAGTGAAGCCATTCTTAATATTCCTGACAAGTCTGACTGGAGGCAGTGTCAGATCagcaaggaagaggaggagactcTGGCTCATCGCTTCCAGAAAGACTTTGAGCCCTTTGACTTCTCTCTGGATGACTAA
- the CWF19L1 gene encoding CWF19-like protein 1 isoform X1, with the protein MAQKPLRLLACGDVEGKFDVLFNRVQAIHKKSGNFDLLLCVGNFFGSATDAEWEEYKTGIKKAPIQTFVLGANNEETVKYFQDTDGCELAENITYLGRKGIFTGSSGLQIVYLSGTESLNELVPGYSFSPQDVSSLRTMLCSASQFKGVDILLTSPWPKYVGNFGNSSGEVDTKKCGSSLVSSLVTSLKPRYHFAALEKTYYERLPYRNHIVLQETAQHATRFIALANVGNPEKKKYLYAFSIVPMKLMNAADLVKQPPDVTENPYRKSEKEAFTGKQIPTPEEESACQFFFDLDGKHGKKRSSTGRDSKSSPHPKQPCKLPQPPGPCWFCLASPEVEKHLVVNIGTHCYLALAKGGLCDDHVLILPIGHYQSVVELSTEVVEEVGKYKATLRQFFKNRGKRCVLFERNYKSHHLQLQVIPVPLNCCSTDDIKDAFITQAQEQQIELLEIPEHSDIKQIAQPGAAYFYVELDTGEKLFHRIKKHFPLQFGREVLASEAILNIPDKSDWRQCQISKEEEETLAHRFQKDFEPFDFSLDD; encoded by the exons ATGGCACAGAAACCGCTGCGCCT CTTGGCTTGTGGAGACGTTGAAGGAAAGTTTGATGTTTTATTCAATAGAGTTCAAGCAATTCATAAGAAAAGTGGAAACTTTGAT CTGCTGTTGTGTGTAGGAAATTTCTTTGGTTCTGCTACAGATGCTGAATGGGAGGAGTATAAAACTGGCATCAAGAAAg CTCCTATTCAGACTTTTGTGCTGGGTGCCAATAACGAGGAAACAGTAAAATATTTCCAAGATACTGATGGGTGTGAATTAGCTGAAAACATTACTTATCTAG GTCGTAAAGGTATCTTCACTGGAAGCTCAGGACTGCAGATTGTGTACCTCAGTGGGACAGAGTCTTTAAATGAGCTGGTCCCAGGTTACAGTTTTAGTCCCCAGGATGTGTCTTCCCTGAGAACAATGCTGTGTTCAGCATCCCAATTTAAGGGTGTTGATATCTTGCTTACATCCCCCTGGCCCAAGTACGTGGGGAACTTCGGGAATTCTTCT GGAGAAGTGGATACCAAAAAATGTGGCTCTTCTTTGGTCTCCAGTCTTGTCACAAGCTTGAAACCAAGATATCATTTTGCTGCTTTGGAAAAGACCTACTATGAAAGGCTGCCATATCG AAACCACATTGTTCTCCAGGAAACTGCACAGCATGCCACCAGGTTCATAGCTCTGGCAAATGTTGGAaatccagagaagaaaaag tATCTTTATGCATTCAGTATTGTTCCCATGAAACTAATGAATGCAGCAGACTTGGTGAAACAACCTCCTGATGTGACTGAAAACCCTTACAGGAAGTCTGAGAAAGAAGCATTCACAGGAAAGCAAATTCCTACCCCTGAG GAAGAATCTGCATGccaatttttctttgatttagatGGAAAGCATGGAAAGAAGCGTTCATCTACAGGTAGAGACAGCAAGTCTTCCCCTCACCCAAAGCAGCCTTGCAAACTTC CTCAGCCTCCAGGACCCTGCTGGTTTTGTCTTGCCAGCCCTGAAGTGGAAAAGCATTTGGTGGTCAACATTGGCACACAT TGCTACCTTGCTCTGGCCAAAGGAGGCTTATGTGACGACCATGTCCTCATCCTGCCCATTGGACACTACCAGTCAGTGGTGGAGCTTTCAACAGAGGTGGTGGAAGAAGTGGGAAAGTACAAGGCTACCCTGAGGCAGTTCTTCAAGAATAGAGGGAAACGGTGTGTTCTGTTTGAGAGAAATTATAAGAGTCATCACCTCCAACTACAG GTCATTCCTGTACCACTCAACTGCTGTTCTACTGATGATATTAAAGATGCCTTCATTACCCAAGCACAGGAGCAACAGATAGAGCTTTTGGAAATCCCAGAGCACTCTGACATCAAGCAG ATTGCACAGCCAGGAGCAGCATATTTTTATGTTGAACTTGACACAGGAGAGAAGCTTTTTCACAGAATTAAAAAGCATTTTCCTTTGCAGTTTGGAag GGAGGTCCTGGCCAGTGAAGCCATTCTTAATATTCCTGACAAGTCTGACTGGAGGCAGTGTCAGATCagcaaggaagaggaggagactcTGGCTCATCGCTTCCAGAAAGACTTTGAGCCCTTTGACTTCTCTCTGGATGACTAA